The Schistocerca nitens isolate TAMUIC-IGC-003100 chromosome 7, iqSchNite1.1, whole genome shotgun sequence genome contains a region encoding:
- the LOC126195222 gene encoding fibroblast growth factor receptor substrate 2, translated as MGCISSKTDINDLHPNVFQVINVDEAGNRLSSGQLEITESHLIFYQRKKEPIKWPLRSLRRYGFDAELFSFESGRRCPTGAGIYAFRCQRAEQLFNLLQAKILMRNNASEDTVSREFPVASNPGPIFPTRINVPSSDGNYLDPAPVRRGSRTGQPTSIRFVSQNSGVSTRLSSVGSSSNGPISPQGTASPSPPPVPIPIPHPLPPTPVSNSASATYVNEELFSSATDNFAIPSVLESNKKLAARPLFHINGTTPVKLSPAVECDPRMPHLLPSTISSCEISTTVTTTHSDAVKHPQSNSSGSYVNIDVSNVPSLLAGNVTEDTNYAQLDLSETQQGHLYMNVIPGTDILKATETNNGSSWNKTTFPNCIVSMQQSEMDVDEPRHCYANLEPGSIEVPLSLLPKMPVQPLTQIPAVDKASSAQNHQSHSITPTLGQYRQVNYIVLDLDQSRDSSASSALQQQQTSPSSSTSPATGSVSTESPHRGSEGYATIDFNKTVALSHSVNPSIDNDSESSRKTRHNSTISDLVSAPAINSPTE; from the exons ATGGGGTGTATTTCCAGCAAAACTGACATCAATGACCTTCACCCCAATGTTTTTCAG GTGATAAATGTGGATGAAGCTGGTAACAGATTAAGCTCAGGTCAGTTGGAAATTACAGAGAGTCACCTCATATTTTATCAGCGGAAGAAGGAACCAATAAAATGGCCTCTTCGTAGTCTGCGCCGTTACGGCTTCGACGCAGAACTCTTCAGCTTTGAATCGGGCCGTCGTTGTCCCACCGGTGCTGGAATTTACGCATTTCGTTGTCAGCGAGCAGAACAACTCTTCAATCTCCTGCAGGCTAAAATCCTCATGCGCAACAATGCCAGTGAAGATACTGTATCCAGAGAGTTTCCTGTTGCCTCTAACCCAGGCCCAATTTTTCCGACACGCATCAATGTACCATCATCAGACGGAAACTACCTCGATCCTGCTCCAGTGCGAAGGGGAAGTCGCACAGGACAGCCGACAAGTATAAGATTTGTGTCACAAAATAGTGGAGTGTCTACAAGATTGAGCAGTGTCGGAAGCAGTAGTAATGGTCCCATAAGCCCACAGGGCAcagcatctccttctcctccccctgtTCCTATACCTATTCCTCATCCACTTCCACCGACACCAGTAAGCAATTCTGCAAGTGCAACATATGTTAATGAAGAGTTATTTTCTTCTGCAACAGATAACTTTGCCATTCCTTCAGTTCTAGAAAGTAATAAGAAATTAGCAGCTCGTCCTCTGTTTCATATAAATGGAACAACTCCAGTAAAACTGTCACCAGCTGTAGAGTGTGACCCTAGGATGCCCCACCTCCTTCCCAGCACAATTTCCTCGTGCGAGATTAGCACAACTGTCACCACAACCCATTCTGATGCTGTAAAACACCCTCAGAGTAATTCATCTGGATCCTATGTAAATATTGATGTTAGTAATGTACCTTCATTATTGGCAGGTAATGTAACAGAAGACACAAATTACGCACAGCTTGATTTGTCAGAGACTCAACAAGGACACCTGTATATGAATGTTATTCCTGGCACTGACATTCTCAAAGCTACAGAAACAAATAATGGCAGCTCATGGAATAAAACTACGTTCCCTAATTGTATTGTATCTATGCAACAAAGTGAAATGGATGTGGATGAACCTAGACATTGTTATGCAAACCTTGAACCTGGCAGTATTGAAGTTCCTTTGTCCCTTTTACCAAAAATGCCAGTTCAGCCACTTACCCAAATTCCAGCAGTTGATAAAGCATCTTCAGCTCAGAACCATCAATCTCACTCGATAACACCAACACTGGGCCAGTATCGACAAGTCAACTATATTGTCCTTGACCTGGATCAGAGTAGAGATTCTTCTGCAAGCAGTGCTTTACAGCAGCAGCAAACATCTCCATCTAGTTCTACTAGTCCTGCAACAGGATCAGTATCAACAGAATCTCCACACCGTGGCTCGGAAGGCTATGCCACAATAGATTTCAATAAAACTGTTGCACTTTCACATTCTGTAAATCCTAGCATAGACAATGACAGTGAAAGTTCTCGTAAAACGAGGCACAATTCAACTATTAGTGATTTAGTATCAGCTCCTGCAATAAATAGCCCCACAGAGTAA